Proteins encoded within one genomic window of Deltaproteobacteria bacterium:
- a CDS encoding ABC transporter substrate-binding protein, which yields MLRRKIAPMTLFLIVGLLTRAAFSATPQTSLRLLYPSFAGSWATAWIAKEAGYFNAEGLDVEMIRVGGSTRMVAALLGGSAPIIQAGASAALAATAAGSDVVIIGSTGTVSPFRLIARPEIKQPADLKGKKAGITTFGSTSDQMVRIALKKFNLEPNKDVAMLTFGAQPEAFAALMNGIVQVAALSYPLYPKAIKVGMRELVNFGDLGVEDINGTVITTRAFLTQHRDTALRFLRAFTRGIQRYRADKEFSKKVLAKYGKITDEEILEGTWQDYAPTLQKSPRPSLSGVQYLIENQFSGKKPLPKVEQFVDSSLAEQLEKSGFVDALYKQ from the coding sequence ATGCTCCGCAGAAAAATCGCGCCGATGACGCTATTCCTGATTGTCGGCTTGCTGACACGCGCGGCGTTTAGCGCCACACCGCAAACGTCCCTGCGCTTGCTCTACCCGAGCTTCGCCGGCAGCTGGGCGACCGCGTGGATCGCCAAAGAAGCGGGCTATTTCAACGCGGAAGGATTGGATGTCGAAATGATTCGCGTCGGCGGCAGCACGCGCATGGTTGCCGCTTTGCTGGGCGGCAGCGCGCCGATCATTCAGGCCGGCGCTTCCGCGGCATTGGCGGCGACGGCGGCCGGCAGCGACGTGGTGATCATCGGCTCCACCGGCACGGTCTCGCCCTTTCGACTAATCGCCCGCCCGGAGATCAAGCAACCCGCCGACTTGAAAGGCAAAAAAGCCGGCATCACCACCTTCGGTTCCACCTCGGATCAGATGGTTCGCATCGCGCTGAAAAAATTCAATCTCGAACCGAACAAGGACGTAGCGATGCTGACCTTCGGCGCCCAACCGGAAGCGTTCGCGGCGTTGATGAACGGCATCGTCCAAGTGGCGGCGCTGAGCTATCCCCTTTATCCCAAAGCCATCAAAGTCGGCATGCGCGAGCTGGTCAACTTCGGCGACCTCGGCGTCGAGGATATCAACGGCACGGTGATCACGACGCGCGCTTTTCTGACCCAGCATCGCGACACGGCGCTGCGTTTTCTCCGCGCCTTCACCCGCGGCATACAGCGCTATCGGGCCGATAAGGAATTCAGCAAAAAAGTCTTGGCCAAATACGGCAAGATCACCGACGAGGAAATTTTAGAAGGCACCTGGCAAGACTACGCGCCGACACTGCAGAAAAGTCCGCGCCCGTCGCTGAGCGGAGTGCAATATTTGATCGAGAACCAGTTCTCG